Proteins encoded together in one Telopea speciosissima isolate NSW1024214 ecotype Mountain lineage chromosome 6, Tspe_v1, whole genome shotgun sequence window:
- the LOC122664092 gene encoding glutathione S-transferase 2-like, producing the protein MDPNSQVVSGSSHSSSSPAKLLLYSYWQSSCSWRVRFALNLKGLIYEYKAVDLTKGEHFSPEFERLNPLHYVPVLVDGDMVVGDSFAILLYLEEKYPQNTLLPPDPKGRALNLQVASIVGSSIQPRHLKSLLEYIEEKAGPGERLLWTEQHIGKGFNALEKLLKDFNGRYATGDEVCMADVFLAPEISIVITMFNLDMSKYPTLNRIYEAYKDLPAFQASLPERQPDAIVQ; encoded by the exons ATGGATCCAAATTCTCAG GTAGTCTCTGGTAgttcccattcttcttcttcccctgcaAAGCTTCTGTTGTACTCTTACTGGCAAAGCTCATGTTCATGGCGTGTCCGGTTCGCGTTAAACCTAAAGG GACTCATTTATGAGTACAAAGCGGTAGACCTCACAAAAGGAGAGCACTTTAGCCCAG AGTTTGAGCGTTTGAACCCTCTTCACTATGTTCCAGTGTTAGTGGATGGTGATATGGTGGTTGGAGACTCTTTCGCCATTTTGCTG TATTTGgaagagaagtatccccaaaATACTCTTTTGCCACCTGATCCTAAGGGCAGAGCTCTAAATCTCCAG GTAGCAAGTATTGTTGGCTCTAGCATTCAGCCCCGACATCTTAAGTCACTTCTG GAATACATTGAAGAAAAAGCTGGTCCTGGAGAACGACTCTTGTGGACTGAACAGCATATAGGAAAAGGTTTTAATG CTCTTGAGAAGTTGCTGAAAGATTTCAATGGCAGATATGCTACAGGAGATGAAGTATGCATG GCTGATGTTTTTCTAGCCCCAGAGATTAGTATAGTTATCACGATGTTCAACCTCGATATG TCCAAGTACCCAACTTTAAATAGGATCTACGAAGCTTATAAGGATTTACCAGCATTCCAAGCTTCTCTGCCAGAAAGACAACCCGATGCGATTGTACAGTAG
- the LOC122666027 gene encoding uncharacterized protein LOC122666027 — MPAAKLRGFSSPDTMMSEQKAGKPEEGNDSLDNFIRQAIGKEPFLSFSRAGDSPVQWIQLLHALDQQGTNKLSKGPKVNNTIEGKKHHLEHCNGVSSYSYDPNGIKESGHPIKSSGVPVEGTKSASEHLQTLKIPEAVVAFAQAAARANGEPEKYLPGWPLLSPSKVQMQKCEKCSREFCSPINYRRHIRVHRRSLNFDKDSPKNRDILGAFWDKLSLEDAIEVVSFKNVMLEEVPGSSIIRALTSLIRKPGFSSLPQVHVKAGAVLLDVVQGRPSKLPISSQELFSILDDASEKTFLCAGTALSLQKFVFDGEAAKIGLELKNLVACTSFLVEQKLVYSLSTKGLSRPQFTWLKGKLTVDSPPVQLEGG, encoded by the exons ATGCCAGCAGCAAAATTAAGGGGCTTTAGTTCTCCAGATACAATGATGTCTGAGCAGAAAGCAGGGAAACCAGAGGAAGGAAATGATTCCCTTGACAATTTTATCAGACAAGCAATTGGAAAAGaaccatttctttctttttcaaggGCTGGTGACAGCCCAGTCCAGTGGATTCAGTTACTTCACGCTTTAGACCAGCAAGGTACTAACAAGCTCTCTAAAGGTCCAAAGGTTAACAACACGATAGAAGGGAAGAAGCATCATTTGGAGCATTGTAATGGTGTTAGTTCATATTCATATGATCCTAATGGGATTAAGGAATCTGGTCACCCTATAAAAAGCAGTGGAGTTCCTGTAGAAGGGACAAAAAGTGCGTCTGAACACTTGCAAACACTCAAAATCCCTGAGGCTGTTGTTGCCTTTGCTCAGGCAGCTGCTAGGGCCAATGGTGAGCCTGAAAAAT ACCTTCCAGGATGGCCCTTGTTGTCTCCTTCTAAGGTGCAGATGCAAAAGTGCGAAAAGTGTTCCCGGGAATTCTGTTCGCCCATTAACTACCGAAGGCATATACGCGTGCACCGccggtctttgaactttgataag GATTCTCCCAAAAATAGAGATATCTTGGGTGCATTTTGGGATAAG CTTTCCTTGGAGGATGCCATAGAAGTTGTTTCATTCAAGAATGTGATGCTGGAG GAAGTTCCTGGATCTTCAATTATAAGAGCACTGACATCACTTATCCGGAAACCGGGGTTTTCTTCACTGCCGCAAGTTCATGTAAAAGCTGGTGCTGTACTTCTG GATGTTGTCCAAGGTAGACCGTCCAAGCTTCCTATATCTTCCCAAGAACTGTTCAGTATACTCGATGATGCAAGTGAAAAGACCTTCTTGTGTGCTGGCACAGCTTTGTCCCTGCAAAAATTTGTATTTGATGGAGAAGCTGCAAAGATTGGTCTTGAGCTGAAGAATCTAGTTGCTTGCACTAGTTTCCTGGTGGAACAGAAACTGGTATACTCTCTCTCTACCAAGGGCTTGTCTCGCCCACAGTTCACTTGGTTAAAGGGCAAGCTTACAGTAGACTCACCTCCCGTACAGCTTGAGGGGGGGTGA
- the LOC122664799 gene encoding uncharacterized protein LOC122664799 isoform X1 — protein sequence MASMASPLTRHGNCFRKYGNGYNGRSPISRIAASQQEHPRQLQPEQRKSNNQMGRREIMLRSSEIAAIAAILNLSGTKPNYLGVQKNPPALALCPATKNCISTSEDISDLTHYAPPWNYNPEDGRGRKKPVSKEEAMAELVQVIESMKPDKFTPRIVEKKDDYIRVEYESPILGFVDDVEFWFPPGKKSIVEYRSASRLGNFDFDVNRKRIKALRLELEKKGWTSEGSF from the exons ATGGCTTCTATGGCATCACCTCTCACAAGACACGGCAACTGCTTTCGTAAGTATGGTAATGGTTACAATGGTCGCTCTCCTATTTCTCGCATCGCCGCTTCTCAGCAGGAGCACCCGCGACAGCTTCAGCCGGAGCAGAGGAAATCGAACAACCAAATGGGTCGACG GGAGATTATGTTGAGGAGCAGCGAAATCGCAGCTATTGCAGCTATCCTCAATTTAAG CGGAACAAAACCCAACTACCTTGGTGTGCAGAAGAATCCTCCAGCACTAGCTCTGTGTCCGGCAACGAAAAACTGTATATCAACTTCAGAGGATATCAGTGATCTCACCCACTATGCTCCACCATG GAACTATAATCCTGAAGATGGACGTGGGCGGAAAAAGCCTGTTAGCAAAGAAGAAGCAATGGCCGAGCTAGTCCAAGTG ATAGAATCAATGAAACCAGACAAATTTACCCCGCGTATAGTGGAGAAGAAAGATGATTACATACGGGTCGAGTATGAAAGCCCCATACTGGGA TTTGTAGATGATGTTGAGTTTTGGTTCCCACCTGGTAAGAAATCGATAGTTGAGTATCGATCTGCATCGCGTCTGGGAAACTTCGATTTTGATGTCAATAGAAAAAGGATCAAG GCCTTGCGCTTGGAGTTAGAGAAGAAAGGATGGACTTCAGAGGGCAGCTTCTAA
- the LOC122664799 gene encoding uncharacterized protein LOC122664799 isoform X2 has product MASMASPLTRHGNCFRKYGNGYNGRSPISRIAASQQEHPRQLQPEQRKSNNQMGRREIMLRSSEIAAIAAILNLSGTKPNYLGVQKNPPALALCPATKNCISTSEDISDLTHYAPPWNYNPEDGRGRKKPVSKEEAMAELVQVFVDDVEFWFPPGKKSIVEYRSASRLGNFDFDVNRKRIKALRLELEKKGWTSEGSF; this is encoded by the exons ATGGCTTCTATGGCATCACCTCTCACAAGACACGGCAACTGCTTTCGTAAGTATGGTAATGGTTACAATGGTCGCTCTCCTATTTCTCGCATCGCCGCTTCTCAGCAGGAGCACCCGCGACAGCTTCAGCCGGAGCAGAGGAAATCGAACAACCAAATGGGTCGACG GGAGATTATGTTGAGGAGCAGCGAAATCGCAGCTATTGCAGCTATCCTCAATTTAAG CGGAACAAAACCCAACTACCTTGGTGTGCAGAAGAATCCTCCAGCACTAGCTCTGTGTCCGGCAACGAAAAACTGTATATCAACTTCAGAGGATATCAGTGATCTCACCCACTATGCTCCACCATG GAACTATAATCCTGAAGATGGACGTGGGCGGAAAAAGCCTGTTAGCAAAGAAGAAGCAATGGCCGAGCTAGTCCAAGTG TTTGTAGATGATGTTGAGTTTTGGTTCCCACCTGGTAAGAAATCGATAGTTGAGTATCGATCTGCATCGCGTCTGGGAAACTTCGATTTTGATGTCAATAGAAAAAGGATCAAG GCCTTGCGCTTGGAGTTAGAGAAGAAAGGATGGACTTCAGAGGGCAGCTTCTAA
- the LOC122664090 gene encoding peptidyl-prolyl cis-trans isomerase FKBP53 isoform X1 has protein sequence MAFWGVEVKPGKPYTHRLDDERGRLHISHATLGIGKLTKKTLVQCNVGDNSPILICSLLPDKTESCSLDLEFEEDEDVVFSVIGPHSVHLSGFYLGNGQDSCGHVDDSDSYGEDIDETETEESTDYDTGDEFEDDFIDDSDLEAYPSSPVPNSGVVIEEILDDEKLTKENGNHKHPRKKGQVSDSDDSGGSQRQIVVRGTAGAPVTESEDEDGFPISSSLTSIDTVQNNEAKVKEKREKKKAKKGKKNTKEDSDQVSGLKRKIDTVQDGDPEGDLICASGDADQSHDSPVPSTEVVKLKKKKKKHVKEGKITEAGNDNQISISKEDASQTGEAKSNEMDQDLPSNNKLEQKSADDKSLDLDIDLAATTGEHSEEKRKNKKKKNKNKNKTQESNENAKVSEVKNQEGDMNVKATLVKTQESDMDGKASKVRTFPNGLVIEELAMGKADGKRASPGKKVSVHYIGKLKKNGQIFDSNIGRSPFKFRLGVGAVIKGWDVGVNGMRIGDKRRLVIPPSMGYGSQGAGGKIPPNAWLVFDVELVNVN, from the exons ATGGCCTTTTGGG GTGTTGAAGTGAAGCCGGGAAAACCATACACACATCGATTGGATGATGAGCGAGGAAGGCTTCACATTTCTCAT GCAACATTGGGTATTGGGAAGTTGACGAAGAAAACATTGGTGCAGTGTAATGTAGGGGATAACAGTCCTATTTTGATATGCTCGTTGTTACCCGATAAGACTGAGTCATGCTCATTGGACCTTGAATTCGAGGAGGACGAGGATGTCGTTTTCTCTGTAATCGGACCTCATAGCGTTCATCTCTCTGGTTTCTATCTTGGGAATGGTCAGGATTCTTGTGGACATGTAGACGATAG TGATTCTTATGGAGAGGACATTGATGAGACCGAGACAGAGGAGTCAACTGATTATGATACTGGAGATGAATTTGAAGATGATTTCATTGATGATAGTGATCTTGAAGCTTACCCATCTTCACCTGTTCCCAACAGTGGAG TTGTGATTGAGGAGATATTGGATGATGAGAAGCTTACTAAGGAGAATGGAAACCATAAACATCCTCGTAAGAAGGGCCAAGTGAGTGATTCTGATGACAGTGGCGGTTCTCAACGCCAAATTGTTGTGAGGGGTACTGCTGGTGCTCCTGTTACTGAAAGTGAAGACGAAGACGGTTTCCCCATTAGCTCATCATTGACAAGCATTGATACTGTTCAGAATAATGAAGCAAaagtgaaagagaagagagagaagaaaaaagccAAGAAAGGCAAGAAGAATACAAAAGAGGACAGTGACCAGGTTTCAGGcctaaaaaggaaaattgacACTGTTCAGGATGGTGATCCAGAAGG tGATTTGATTTGTGCCAGTGGTGATGCTGATCAGTCACATGACTCGCCTGTGCCATCGACTGAGGTTGTgaagttaaagaagaaaaagaaaaagcatgtTAAGGAGGGAAAAATTACAGAAGCTGGAAATGATAATCAAATTAGTATCTCTAAAGAGGATGCATCCCAAACTGGGGAGGCAAAGAGTAACGAGATGGACCAGGATTTGCCTTCCAACAATAAGCTTGAGCAGAAGTCAGCTGATGATAA GAGTCTTGACCTTGATATTGATCTTGCTGCTACTACTGGAGAGCActctgaggagaagagaaaaaacaagaaaaagaaaaacaagaacaagaacaagaccCAAGAGAGCAATGAGAATGCAAAGGTATCAGAAGTCAAGAACCAAGAGGGGGATATGAATGTGAAGGCAACACTGGTCAAGACTCAGGAGAGTGATATGGATGGAAAGGCATCAAAGGTTAGGACCTTTCCTAATGGATTAGTTATTGAGGAGCTAGCAATGGGCAAAGCAGATGGTAAAAGAGCTTCTCCTGGGAAAAAG GTCTCTGTCCATTACATTGGCAAGTTGAAGAAGAATGGGCAAATTTTTGACTCCAATATTGGAAGATCACCTTTCAAGTTCCGTTTAG GTGTAGGAGCAGTTATAAAAGGATGGGATGTTGGAGTTAATG GTATGCGAATTGGTGACAAAAGAAGACTCGTGATCCCGCCCTCGATGGG GTATGGATCGCAAGGAGCTGGTGGAAAAATACCTCCCAACGCATGGCTGGTATTTGATGTTGAGTTGGTCAATGTCAATTGA
- the LOC122664090 gene encoding peptidyl-prolyl cis-trans isomerase FKBP53 isoform X2: MAFWGVEVKPGKPYTHRLDDERGRLHISHATLGIGKLTKKTLVQCNVGDNSPILICSLLPDKTESCSLDLEFEEDEDVVFSVIGPHSVHLSGFYLGNGQDSCGHVDDSDSYGEDIDETETEESTDYDTGDEFEDDFIDDSDLEAYPSSPVPNSGVVIEEILDDEKLTKENGNHKHPRKKGQVSDSDDSGGSQRQIVVRGTAGAPVTESEDEDGFPISSSLTSIDTVQNNEAKVKEKREKKKAKKGKKNTKEDSDQVSGLKRKIDTVQDGDPEGGDADQSHDSPVPSTEVVKLKKKKKKHVKEGKITEAGNDNQISISKEDASQTGEAKSNEMDQDLPSNNKLEQKSADDKSLDLDIDLAATTGEHSEEKRKNKKKKNKNKNKTQESNENAKVSEVKNQEGDMNVKATLVKTQESDMDGKASKVRTFPNGLVIEELAMGKADGKRASPGKKVSVHYIGKLKKNGQIFDSNIGRSPFKFRLGVGAVIKGWDVGVNGMRIGDKRRLVIPPSMGYGSQGAGGKIPPNAWLVFDVELVNVN; encoded by the exons ATGGCCTTTTGGG GTGTTGAAGTGAAGCCGGGAAAACCATACACACATCGATTGGATGATGAGCGAGGAAGGCTTCACATTTCTCAT GCAACATTGGGTATTGGGAAGTTGACGAAGAAAACATTGGTGCAGTGTAATGTAGGGGATAACAGTCCTATTTTGATATGCTCGTTGTTACCCGATAAGACTGAGTCATGCTCATTGGACCTTGAATTCGAGGAGGACGAGGATGTCGTTTTCTCTGTAATCGGACCTCATAGCGTTCATCTCTCTGGTTTCTATCTTGGGAATGGTCAGGATTCTTGTGGACATGTAGACGATAG TGATTCTTATGGAGAGGACATTGATGAGACCGAGACAGAGGAGTCAACTGATTATGATACTGGAGATGAATTTGAAGATGATTTCATTGATGATAGTGATCTTGAAGCTTACCCATCTTCACCTGTTCCCAACAGTGGAG TTGTGATTGAGGAGATATTGGATGATGAGAAGCTTACTAAGGAGAATGGAAACCATAAACATCCTCGTAAGAAGGGCCAAGTGAGTGATTCTGATGACAGTGGCGGTTCTCAACGCCAAATTGTTGTGAGGGGTACTGCTGGTGCTCCTGTTACTGAAAGTGAAGACGAAGACGGTTTCCCCATTAGCTCATCATTGACAAGCATTGATACTGTTCAGAATAATGAAGCAAaagtgaaagagaagagagagaagaaaaaagccAAGAAAGGCAAGAAGAATACAAAAGAGGACAGTGACCAGGTTTCAGGcctaaaaaggaaaattgacACTGTTCAGGATGGTGATCCAGAAGG TGGTGATGCTGATCAGTCACATGACTCGCCTGTGCCATCGACTGAGGTTGTgaagttaaagaagaaaaagaaaaagcatgtTAAGGAGGGAAAAATTACAGAAGCTGGAAATGATAATCAAATTAGTATCTCTAAAGAGGATGCATCCCAAACTGGGGAGGCAAAGAGTAACGAGATGGACCAGGATTTGCCTTCCAACAATAAGCTTGAGCAGAAGTCAGCTGATGATAA GAGTCTTGACCTTGATATTGATCTTGCTGCTACTACTGGAGAGCActctgaggagaagagaaaaaacaagaaaaagaaaaacaagaacaagaacaagaccCAAGAGAGCAATGAGAATGCAAAGGTATCAGAAGTCAAGAACCAAGAGGGGGATATGAATGTGAAGGCAACACTGGTCAAGACTCAGGAGAGTGATATGGATGGAAAGGCATCAAAGGTTAGGACCTTTCCTAATGGATTAGTTATTGAGGAGCTAGCAATGGGCAAAGCAGATGGTAAAAGAGCTTCTCCTGGGAAAAAG GTCTCTGTCCATTACATTGGCAAGTTGAAGAAGAATGGGCAAATTTTTGACTCCAATATTGGAAGATCACCTTTCAAGTTCCGTTTAG GTGTAGGAGCAGTTATAAAAGGATGGGATGTTGGAGTTAATG GTATGCGAATTGGTGACAAAAGAAGACTCGTGATCCCGCCCTCGATGGG GTATGGATCGCAAGGAGCTGGTGGAAAAATACCTCCCAACGCATGGCTGGTATTTGATGTTGAGTTGGTCAATGTCAATTGA